The segment TCATCTTTCCAATAGTAAGTAACACCATTTATCTCTTTCAACTTTTCAACTGAATTTGGAATTACTTCAATATCTCTCTTCATTCTTCTATCTGAAGTAACTTGAGTTGCACTAACTGCTAATTTCCCAACAATTGTTGCATTTGTTTCAACCAATAAATTTCCTGCAACTGTTGTATTTCCATCAATATCTACAAAAAAAGCATCACTTCTTGCAGTTGAAGCAGTTCCTTTACCAACAACAAATAGAGCATTTGAATTAAATCTAGTATTGTATTTTCCAACAGCTGTCATATAATCTTGGTCTGCAATTAATCCCCAACCTATTGCAGTTGATGCAGTTGCATTTGCTTCCGCATATTTTCCACCTGCTGTTGCTTGATGTCCAGATGCAATAGTTCCTACACCCCAAGCTAGAGTTTGTCCTCCAGAAGCTATTGAATCACTACCAAATGAAAATGCTTCATCATTAGATGCAGTTGCTCTAAATCCACAAGCAAAAGCATTTTCACCAGAAGCTGTTGAACGAGAACCACAAGCAGTTGAGTGATTTGCTAATGCTGTTGTTCTATCTCCCCAAGCTGTTGCAACCCAATCAGATGCAGTTGTGGAATAACCCCAAGTTGTTGCTCCATAACCAGAAGCTAGAGTCTTTTCTCCCCAAGCTGTTGCATATATTCCCGAAGCATTTGATTCATTTCCCCAAGCAATAGAATTTCCTGAAATATTAAAATCAGAATTATCTGAGTTGAGAAAAACATTTGCTCCACCGACAACCATTTTTCCAGAAACAGTAGCATTCCCATCTGAATCTACAACTAAAGCATTTGATTTACTGCCAGAGTTTGCACCATTTCCAATTACAAATAGTGTTGCTGAATTTTTAAATGTGTTATATCTTCCAATAGCTGTCATATCTGGCTGATCTGCTGTTGTTCCTGTTCCAAAAGAAGTTGCTGCTTCTGCCGATGCAACTGTTGTATCACCAAAAGCAGTTGCATAATAATCTGAAGCTGTTGTATCCCAACCCCAAGCTGTTGCTGCTTCATCAATTGCTTTTGTTTTTGTTCCCCACGCAAATGAAGCATAACCTGATGATACAGCTCTATCACCAAAAGCTATTGAATAAGTTGAAGTTGCATTGGAATCTACTCCATAAGCAAGTGAAGTTGCACCACTTGCAATTGTTGTTTTTCCGAAAGCTGTTGAGTAATCTCCTGAGGCACTTGTACTCCAACCCCAAGCTGTTGCACCCATACCAGAAGCACTAACTACATTTCCCCAAGCTGTTGCATAATC is part of the Thiovulum sp. ES genome and harbors:
- a CDS encoding hypothetical protein (IMG reference gene:2508611076_SP) encodes the protein KIADLNTSVIANGNSIVTNATNITTLDNNVSSNLSKINDLNSSVAVLENNVSSNLSKINDLNSSVTVLENNVSSNLNKINDLNSSVTVLENNVSSNLSKINDLNSSLSLNGTSITNLQNNISTHTTKVTDLNSSVISNSTSITTHTTKVTDLNSSVVVLDSNASSILRKVNELNTTIGTRDLIFNRTTPEDESGTNALVWGADTNASGQFATAWGSYTKASGYGATAFGGDAIASSDWTTAWGKQATASADYATAWGNVVSASGMGATAWGWSTSASGDYSTAFGKTTIASGATSLAYGVDSNATSTYSIAFGDRAVSSGYASFAWGTKTKAIDEAATAWGWDTTASDYYATAFGDTTVASAEAATSFGTGTTADQPDMTAIGRYNTFKNSATLFVIGNGANSGSKSNALVVDSDGNATVSGKMVVGGANVFLNSDNSDFNISGNSIAWGNESNASGIYATAWGEKTLASGYGATTWGYSTTASDWVATAWGDRTTALANHSTACGSRSTASGENAFACGFRATASNDEAFSFGSDSIASGGQTLAWGVGTIASGHQATAGGKYAEANATASTAIGWGLIADQDYMTAVGKYNTRFNSNALFVVGKGTASTARSDAFFVDIDGNTTVAGNLLVETNATIVGKLAVSATQVTSDRRMKRDIEVIPNSVEKLKEINGVTYYWKDENRDQARQMGVIAQDVQKVAPELVVKMNGHLTVNYSQMAGIFVEAIKEQQTEIEKLREENKKKDEKIQKILEALETLGIEIE